In Thermotomaculum hydrothermale, a single genomic region encodes these proteins:
- a CDS encoding serine hydrolase domain-containing protein has product MKKIKFFLLSLFLVLFISCGGGSAKISANLNPQNYPFLGSGKFEGSYFPTQSFRECTPEEVGMDSKKLVKVYNYAANPNIKTEGLIILRHNYIVFETYLNGFTPDTLHESYSIAKSISSCLTGIAIDKGYLTDENVFVKDFYPQWDDLPDSDCRNKITVKNLLTMTSGLEWNEHDYYGDTSQNDAFIMYQSADNYLEYVLSKNCIHQPGSFFNYSSGDSMLLSGILKEATGEDVEQFAVENLFDKIGIERHYWQRDNAGNVITAWGIGLTLRDYARFGLLYLHKGNWDGNQIVSREWVEKSTSPAYQNINWYGYSFWLMPVFSDYQNYNLPSDIYLAWGIHTQQIFVIPDYDIVAVRLGNDNDPEHDDWVETEFLKLVIDCVKDK; this is encoded by the coding sequence ATGAAAAAAATTAAATTTTTTCTTTTATCTCTTTTTCTGGTTTTATTTATTTCCTGCGGTGGTGGAAGTGCAAAAATTTCAGCAAATTTAAATCCACAAAATTACCCATTTTTAGGAAGCGGTAAATTTGAAGGCAGTTACTTCCCAACACAATCTTTCAGGGAATGCACCCCTGAAGAGGTGGGGATGGATTCAAAAAAACTCGTTAAGGTTTACAATTACGCAGCCAACCCAAACATAAAAACAGAAGGTTTAATAATATTGAGGCACAACTATATCGTTTTTGAAACATACTTGAATGGTTTTACCCCAGACACTTTGCACGAAAGCTACTCTATTGCAAAGAGCATATCGTCTTGTTTAACAGGGATTGCAATAGACAAAGGCTATCTTACAGATGAAAATGTATTTGTGAAGGATTTTTACCCCCAATGGGATGACCTTCCAGATTCAGATTGCAGGAATAAAATTACTGTAAAAAATCTGCTTACAATGACAAGCGGGCTTGAATGGAACGAACACGATTACTATGGAGATACATCTCAAAACGACGCTTTTATAATGTACCAGAGCGCAGACAATTACCTTGAATATGTTTTAAGCAAAAACTGTATTCACCAACCTGGTTCCTTTTTCAACTATTCAAGCGGGGATTCAATGCTTTTAAGCGGAATATTGAAAGAGGCAACAGGGGAAGATGTTGAACAGTTTGCCGTTGAAAACCTCTTTGACAAAATTGGGATAGAGAGACATTACTGGCAGAGGGATAATGCAGGAAATGTTATTACAGCGTGGGGGATAGGTTTAACCTTAAGGGATTATGCAAGGTTTGGTTTGCTTTACCTTCATAAGGGTAACTGGGATGGCAATCAGATTGTAAGTAGAGAGTGGGTTGAAAAATCAACATCTCCAGCCTATCAAAACATTAACTGGTACGGTTATTCATTCTGGCTAATGCCTGTTTTCTCTGATTATCAAAATTATAACCTTCCCTCTGATATTTACCTTGCATGGGGTATTCATACCCAGCAGATTTTTGTAATCCCTGATTATGACATTGTTGCGGTAAGGCTTGGGAACGACAATGACCCTGAGCATGATGACTGGGTTGAAACAGAGTTTTTAAAACTTGTAATAGATTGCGTGAAGGATAAATAA
- the rny gene encoding ribonuclease Y: protein MTIVPWIIAGALFLILLGLIGFIAYKSRKDRQLLETAEYKVKNIIESAKKEAEQIKKAAEIEVREIKQQIRDKIEKELEGKRRHLEELEKKLDKKEDILEQRSNYLDKKDLELQQKERELKQLQEGLIKDREELQKLISKEMETLEQISGYSREEAKRELMRLLEEDAKKDIVKKLRKMEEEAEFTAKNKAREIISLAIQKSASDYVSESTVSVVDLPNDEMKGRIIGREGRNIRAIEKATGVDLIIDDTPEAVILSSFDPIRREVARLALEKLIADGRIHPARIEDVVEKVKLELDAEIKKEGENTVFELGIGDIHPKLIKLIGRLKYRTSYGQNILQHSKEVAYIAAFMAHELGANVKVAKRAALLHDIGKAIDKEVEGTHVEIGVDLLRRFGESEEVIHAVEAHHGDVEPKTVEAVIVQSADALSAARPGARREILESYIRRLEKLEEIASSFEGVHKSYAIQAGREIRVIVNSDLVDDDKIYWLSKEIARRIEEELDYPGQIKVTIIRETRAVEYAR, encoded by the coding sequence ATGACTATTGTACCGTGGATTATTGCAGGAGCTCTTTTCCTGATTCTGCTGGGTTTGATAGGTTTTATTGCCTATAAATCCAGAAAAGACAGACAGCTTCTTGAAACTGCCGAATATAAAGTAAAAAATATCATTGAAAGCGCAAAAAAAGAAGCAGAGCAGATAAAAAAAGCGGCAGAGATTGAAGTAAGAGAAATCAAACAACAGATTAGAGACAAGATTGAAAAAGAATTAGAAGGCAAAAGAAGACATCTTGAAGAGTTAGAGAAAAAGTTAGACAAGAAAGAGGACATTTTAGAGCAAAGGTCTAATTACCTTGACAAGAAAGACCTTGAATTGCAACAGAAGGAAAGAGAATTAAAGCAGTTGCAGGAAGGCCTTATTAAAGACAGAGAAGAATTGCAGAAATTAATTTCCAAAGAGATGGAGACTTTGGAGCAGATTTCAGGTTATTCAAGGGAAGAGGCTAAGAGAGAGTTAATGAGGTTGCTTGAAGAAGACGCTAAAAAGGATATTGTTAAAAAGCTCAGAAAAATGGAAGAAGAAGCTGAGTTTACAGCCAAAAACAAGGCAAGGGAAATTATCAGCCTTGCTATTCAAAAATCTGCCTCAGACTATGTTTCAGAATCCACAGTTTCTGTTGTGGATTTGCCTAACGATGAGATGAAGGGTAGAATTATTGGTAGAGAGGGAAGAAATATCAGGGCAATTGAAAAGGCAACAGGGGTTGATTTAATTATTGACGATACCCCTGAGGCTGTAATTTTATCCTCATTTGACCCAATAAGAAGGGAAGTTGCAAGGCTTGCACTTGAAAAACTTATTGCAGACGGCAGAATTCACCCTGCGAGAATTGAAGATGTTGTAGAAAAGGTAAAACTTGAGCTTGATGCAGAAATCAAAAAAGAGGGTGAAAACACTGTATTTGAATTAGGAATAGGAGATATTCACCCTAAACTTATAAAATTAATTGGAAGGTTGAAGTACAGAACTTCTTATGGCCAGAATATTTTGCAGCACTCTAAAGAGGTTGCATACATTGCCGCTTTCATGGCTCATGAGTTAGGGGCAAATGTTAAGGTTGCAAAGAGGGCTGCACTTCTCCACGATATAGGAAAGGCTATTGACAAAGAGGTTGAGGGAACACACGTTGAAATAGGTGTTGATTTGTTGAGGCGTTTCGGCGAATCTGAAGAGGTTATCCATGCTGTTGAGGCACACCACGGAGATGTTGAACCAAAGACAGTTGAGGCGGTTATAGTTCAGTCTGCGGATGCTTTAAGCGCAGCAAGGCCTGGCGCAAGAAGAGAAATTCTGGAAAGTTATATAAGAAGGCTTGAAAAGCTTGAAGAAATTGCTTCCTCTTTTGAAGGGGTACATAAATCCTATGCTATTCAGGCAGGAAGAGAAATCAGGGTTATTGTTAACAGCGACCTTGTTGACGATGATAAAATCTACTGGCTTTCAAAAGAGATAGCAAGAAGGATTGAAGAAGAGTTAGATTATCCGGGACAGATTAAGGTAACCATTATAAGGGAAACAAGGGCTGTTGAGTACGCAAGGTAA
- a CDS encoding potassium transporter Kup — MEKKDNLFKLSIAALGIVFGDIGTSPLYAIKECFYGEYGIKVDSLNILGVLSLIFWALTLVVSIKYLAFVLNANNDGEGGIMALTSLVNPRDPKRTGRKRLILITIGIFAASLLYGDGMITPAISVMSALEGLEVVTDKFIPYVVPMTIAILVILFMFQSKGTAKVGGLFGPIVFIWFIVLAISGAYHIVDNLHVFKALNPYYGISFFIRNKLHGFMVLGSVFLVVTGAEAMYADMGHFGKTPIRLTWGTIVFPALVLNYFGQGALLLNHPEFIKNPFFSMMPSYLLIPSVILATMATIIASQAVITGSFSLTMQAVEMGYLPRLKIIHTSAAQEGQIYVPIVNWILMIATIGLVIGFGSSTKLAGAYGVAVTSTMLVTTILFAVVAIERFKWSKTKVFVVCGIFGIVDLMFFLTNLGKITHGAWFPLLVGGVFFTLLVTWKRGREILYERYKNSVIKLDDFRQSKPFKDAVRVRGNAFFLAGTADVVPRALLHNLEHNKVVHSQVIFLHFITEEIPRVPNSKKIEIQDLGSGFKYVVARFGFMEDKNFPNVVSLVKQQGIDIDEDDISVFLGRQKIIVSDKKGMARWRKRLYIRLSNMAVDGIEYFHIPVEKSIEIGVPLEL; from the coding sequence ATGGAGAAAAAAGACAACCTTTTTAAGCTTTCAATAGCAGCATTGGGGATTGTTTTCGGGGATATAGGTACAAGCCCTCTCTATGCAATAAAAGAGTGTTTTTACGGTGAATATGGAATTAAGGTTGATTCTTTAAATATTTTAGGGGTGTTATCCCTTATATTCTGGGCATTAACCCTTGTTGTAAGTATTAAATACCTTGCTTTTGTTTTAAATGCCAACAACGATGGTGAAGGCGGTATAATGGCTTTAACCTCTTTGGTTAATCCAAGAGACCCTAAAAGAACAGGTAGAAAGAGGCTTATTCTTATAACAATTGGGATTTTTGCTGCTTCTCTTTTGTACGGAGACGGAATGATTACCCCGGCAATTTCTGTAATGAGTGCTTTAGAGGGTCTTGAGGTTGTGACAGATAAATTTATCCCCTATGTTGTGCCTATGACTATTGCTATTCTTGTTATTCTATTTATGTTTCAAAGTAAGGGCACGGCAAAGGTTGGCGGCCTTTTCGGGCCAATTGTTTTTATCTGGTTTATAGTTCTTGCGATTTCAGGGGCTTACCATATAGTTGATAATTTGCATGTTTTTAAGGCGTTAAACCCCTATTACGGGATAAGCTTTTTTATTAGGAACAAACTTCACGGTTTTATGGTTTTAGGCTCTGTATTCCTCGTTGTAACCGGTGCTGAAGCAATGTATGCGGATATGGGGCATTTTGGAAAAACACCAATAAGGCTAACATGGGGAACAATTGTTTTTCCTGCTTTGGTGTTAAATTACTTTGGTCAGGGGGCACTGCTATTGAATCACCCTGAATTTATTAAAAACCCGTTTTTTTCAATGATGCCTTCCTATCTTTTAATACCCTCTGTAATTCTTGCAACAATGGCAACAATAATCGCTTCTCAGGCTGTAATTACAGGCTCTTTTTCCCTTACAATGCAGGCGGTTGAAATGGGTTATCTTCCAAGGTTAAAGATAATTCACACCTCAGCAGCTCAGGAAGGGCAAATCTATGTTCCCATTGTAAACTGGATTTTAATGATTGCCACAATAGGGCTTGTTATTGGGTTTGGCTCTTCAACAAAGCTTGCAGGTGCATACGGTGTGGCTGTAACCTCAACAATGCTTGTTACCACAATTCTCTTTGCCGTTGTGGCAATTGAGAGATTTAAGTGGAGTAAAACAAAGGTGTTTGTTGTCTGCGGTATTTTTGGAATTGTTGATTTAATGTTTTTCCTGACAAACTTAGGGAAAATTACACACGGGGCATGGTTTCCGTTGCTTGTTGGTGGTGTGTTCTTTACCCTTCTTGTAACCTGGAAGAGGGGAAGGGAAATACTCTATGAAAGGTATAAAAACAGCGTTATAAAGTTAGATGATTTCAGACAATCAAAGCCTTTTAAAGATGCGGTAAGGGTTAGAGGAAACGCATTCTTTTTAGCAGGTACAGCCGATGTTGTGCCAAGGGCACTGTTGCACAACCTTGAACACAACAAGGTTGTCCACTCTCAGGTAATTTTCCTTCACTTTATTACGGAAGAAATTCCAAGGGTGCCAAATAGCAAAAAAATAGAAATACAGGATTTAGGTTCAGGTTTTAAGTATGTTGTTGCAAGGTTTGGTTTTATGGAAGACAAAAACTTTCCGAATGTTGTTTCTCTTGTAAAGCAACAGGGTATAGATATTGACGAAGATGACATTAGCGTATTTTTAGGAAGACAAAAGATAATAGTAAGCGATAAAAAGGGAATGGCAAGGTGGAGAAAGAGGCTTTACATCAGGCTTTCAAATATGGCTGTTGACGGCATAGAGTACTTTCACATACCTGTGGAAAAATCAATTGAAATAGGTGTGCCGTTAGAATTGTGA
- a CDS encoding cell division protein ZapA, whose translation MTLNKYNIEVFGKEFTISSKEKEEHVYKIVNYLDAKMREVSSQTGVIDFYNVLLLTSIVLVNNYLTLLGDCNKKEKDLKYAKKIKELINLIDSSLERKDFL comes from the coding sequence ATGACACTAAATAAATACAACATAGAAGTATTTGGAAAAGAATTTACTATATCCTCAAAAGAAAAAGAAGAGCATGTTTACAAGATTGTAAATTACCTTGACGCAAAAATGAGGGAGGTTTCATCCCAGACCGGGGTGATAGACTTTTACAATGTTTTGTTGTTAACTTCCATTGTCCTTGTTAACAACTATTTAACATTGTTAGGAGATTGTAATAAAAAAGAAAAAGACTTAAAGTACGCCAAAAAGATTAAAGAGTTAATTAACCTGATTGACAGTTCTTTGGAAAGAAAAGATTTCCTGTGA
- the pheT gene encoding phenylalanine--tRNA ligase subunit beta translates to MEFSVKWLKRHIKTDLGHEKIAEILTEQGLTVDSIIEKENDVIFDIDITTNRPDAMNYLGLAREIAASGHGEIEYPEISVEENSSCKASDFVSVEIEDSRCKRYVARVVKDVKIGPSPDWMVELLESVGIRSINNVVDITNFVLWEMGHPLHAFDYRFIEGKKIIVRSAKQGEKFITLDGVERELNPSDLLIADAKRGIALAGIMGGENSEIREDTKDVVIESAYFDPATIRKTSKRLALHTDSSYRFERGADIEVLKKAADRAAQLMVEYAGGTLCSETIDVYLEKFEPKRVRLYLDRVNKILGRRIEPNFIKKTLANLGFDLIDEGENYFDYSVPSYRVDVWREIDLIEEIARMYGYNRFDSTLPLIVTPGKTKTDRDKAIEVASEELIKAGFFEAISYSFCSKEDNLTLNPAVEDMVQISNPLSENMSVMRTTVFASLFYPFAKNVNYGNRNARLFEIGKTYVKDGELAKEEYFVSAIAVSGEHGKDWNGTEYTIDFYRLKGIVETIVERLNGKKVEFENIDWPCFKKGHGARILLDNEEIGAIGDFSENVLNHYEVDLPAVGFELSIDRIIGKGLKEFKYKPFSLFPKVERDSAFIIDKTIKFSDIEKVVHSLDIPYLVDFRLFDRYEGKGIPEGKVSLALNFVFQADDRTLSSDEVNQLHEKIIKAIVENFGAELR, encoded by the coding sequence ATGGAATTCAGTGTAAAGTGGCTAAAAAGGCATATTAAAACAGATTTAGGGCATGAAAAGATTGCAGAGATTTTAACTGAACAGGGGTTAACTGTTGATTCAATAATTGAAAAAGAAAATGATGTGATTTTTGACATAGATATTACAACAAACAGGCCTGATGCTATGAATTATTTAGGCCTTGCAAGGGAGATTGCTGCATCGGGGCATGGGGAGATTGAATATCCGGAAATTTCTGTTGAGGAAAACTCTTCATGCAAAGCTTCAGATTTTGTCTCTGTTGAGATTGAAGATTCAAGGTGCAAAAGATATGTGGCAAGGGTTGTGAAAGATGTAAAAATAGGGCCTTCTCCTGACTGGATGGTTGAATTGCTTGAATCGGTAGGCATTCGCTCTATAAACAATGTTGTGGATATAACAAACTTTGTTCTGTGGGAAATGGGGCATCCCCTTCATGCCTTTGACTACAGGTTTATTGAAGGTAAAAAGATAATTGTAAGAAGCGCAAAACAGGGGGAGAAATTCATTACCCTTGATGGAGTTGAAAGGGAATTAAATCCATCAGATTTGCTAATTGCCGATGCCAAAAGGGGCATTGCACTGGCAGGCATTATGGGTGGAGAAAACTCTGAAATCAGGGAAGATACAAAGGATGTTGTAATTGAGTCAGCATATTTTGACCCTGCAACAATAAGAAAAACCTCTAAAAGACTTGCTCTTCATACAGACTCTTCATACAGGTTTGAGAGGGGCGCAGATATTGAGGTGTTGAAAAAGGCGGCCGACAGGGCAGCTCAGTTAATGGTTGAGTATGCCGGCGGTACACTTTGCTCTGAGACGATTGATGTTTATCTGGAGAAGTTTGAGCCAAAAAGGGTAAGGCTTTACCTTGACAGGGTAAACAAAATTCTCGGGAGAAGGATTGAACCAAACTTTATCAAAAAAACCCTTGCTAACTTAGGATTTGACCTTATTGACGAGGGAGAAAATTACTTTGATTATTCAGTTCCCTCATACAGAGTGGATGTGTGGAGGGAGATTGATTTAATTGAAGAAATTGCAAGGATGTACGGTTACAACAGGTTTGATTCAACATTGCCTTTAATTGTAACTCCCGGGAAAACAAAAACAGACAGGGATAAAGCAATTGAAGTTGCCTCTGAAGAGTTGATTAAAGCAGGTTTCTTTGAGGCAATTTCTTACTCTTTTTGTTCAAAAGAGGACAATTTAACTTTAAACCCTGCTGTTGAAGATATGGTTCAAATCTCAAATCCACTTTCTGAAAATATGTCTGTAATGAGAACAACTGTTTTTGCGTCCTTGTTTTATCCATTTGCAAAAAATGTAAACTATGGCAATAGAAATGCAAGGCTTTTTGAGATAGGCAAAACCTATGTGAAAGACGGAGAACTTGCAAAAGAAGAATACTTTGTTTCCGCAATTGCAGTTTCAGGTGAGCATGGCAAAGACTGGAATGGGACAGAGTACACTATTGATTTTTACAGATTAAAAGGGATAGTTGAAACTATAGTGGAAAGGCTTAATGGTAAAAAGGTTGAGTTTGAAAATATTGATTGGCCTTGCTTTAAGAAAGGTCATGGAGCACGGATACTTTTAGATAATGAAGAGATAGGGGCAATAGGTGATTTTTCAGAAAATGTTTTAAATCACTATGAAGTTGATTTGCCTGCAGTTGGCTTTGAATTAAGCATTGACAGGATTATTGGAAAAGGCTTAAAAGAATTTAAGTACAAGCCTTTCAGCTTATTCCCTAAAGTTGAAAGGGATTCTGCTTTTATCATTGACAAAACTATAAAATTTTCCGATATTGAGAAGGTAGTACATTCTCTTGACATTCCATACCTGGTAGATTTCAGGTTGTTTGATAGGTATGAAGGGAAGGGAATACCTGAGGGTAAGGTAAGTTTAGCTTTGAATTTTGTTTTTCAGGCTGATGATAGGACTTTAAGCAGTGACGAGGTAAATCAATTGCACGAAAAAATTATTAAGGCAATTGTTGAAAACTTTGGGGCAGAATTGAGATGA
- a CDS encoding TIGR00282 family metallophosphoesterase, with translation MKILFIGDIVGKTGRASVKEVLPVLFKKENIDYTIANCENLAHGNGITEETIQEMRQAGINCFTSGNHIFDKKAALEFIEDYPDVLRPLNYPPSVPGNTYRIEKLPGNKTLLITNLLGRAFMPPIDCPFRALERLLEEKKADYIFVDFHAEATAEKAAFANYFDGKIDIVVGTHTHVQTADERMLPNGTLFITDVGMCGASDSIIGVKKEGAIKRMVTGLPQRFEPAGGDWWFCAVIVELDDNIRSIKRIFFKSKKEFEEWRLKN, from the coding sequence ATGAAAATTCTCTTTATTGGTGATATTGTCGGAAAAACAGGCAGGGCTTCGGTAAAGGAAGTTCTGCCTGTTCTTTTTAAGAAAGAAAATATCGATTACACAATTGCAAACTGCGAAAACCTTGCCCACGGCAATGGAATTACAGAGGAAACAATTCAGGAGATGAGGCAGGCAGGGATTAACTGTTTTACCTCTGGAAACCATATATTTGATAAAAAGGCTGCTTTAGAATTTATTGAAGACTATCCAGATGTTTTAAGGCCGTTAAATTATCCCCCTTCAGTTCCCGGCAATACATACAGGATTGAAAAACTGCCTGGTAACAAAACACTTTTAATAACAAATTTGCTTGGAAGGGCTTTTATGCCTCCAATTGACTGTCCTTTCAGGGCTTTAGAAAGGTTGCTTGAAGAAAAAAAAGCTGATTACATTTTTGTTGACTTTCATGCAGAGGCAACGGCAGAAAAGGCAGCTTTTGCAAATTACTTTGATGGTAAAATCGATATTGTTGTTGGCACCCATACCCATGTTCAAACTGCAGATGAGAGAATGCTTCCCAATGGCACCCTTTTTATTACCGATGTTGGAATGTGCGGTGCGTCAGACTCAATAATAGGGGTAAAGAAAGAGGGTGCAATAAAGAGAATGGTTACAGGATTGCCTCAAAGGTTTGAGCCTGCCGGAGGAGACTGGTGGTTTTGTGCAGTTATTGTTGAATTAGATGATAATATAAGAAGCATAAAAAGAATTTTCTTTAAATCAAAAAAGGAGTTTGAGGAATGGAGATTGAAGAATTAA
- the pheS gene encoding phenylalanine--tRNA ligase subunit alpha gives MKQVLEKIEEYKKQFEEELNKIESLKAFEELRVKYLGRKAGIVKSLLDLLRTVDREFKPKLGQEINKFKVFVEQSLKEAGETIKKKQQELEEKKKFFDITLPGFKGLEGGKHPLTITRELIEEIFVSMGYDIASGPEVESDWYNFEALGIPKTHPARDTQDTFYISEDVVLRTHTSNVQIHVMKTRKPPFKVIMPGRVYRKDADITHSPMFHQIEGLVVGENITFQDLKGTLDTFLKKLFGEKARLRLRPSFFPFTEPSAEVDVSCIMCGGEGCRVCKGSGWLEILGAGMVDPVVFENVGYDPEKVTGFAFGLGVERIAMLKYGISDIRLFFDNDIRFLKQFR, from the coding sequence ATGAAACAGGTTCTTGAAAAAATAGAAGAATATAAAAAACAATTTGAAGAAGAGCTAAACAAGATAGAATCCCTCAAAGCTTTTGAAGAGCTTAGGGTTAAGTATTTAGGAAGAAAGGCAGGGATTGTAAAATCCCTGCTTGACCTTTTAAGGACAGTTGACAGAGAATTTAAGCCTAAATTAGGCCAGGAGATAAACAAGTTTAAGGTGTTTGTTGAGCAGTCTCTAAAAGAGGCTGGGGAAACAATTAAGAAAAAACAGCAGGAATTAGAAGAGAAGAAAAAATTCTTTGACATAACCCTTCCAGGTTTCAAAGGCCTTGAAGGGGGGAAACACCCCTTAACAATAACAAGGGAATTGATTGAAGAGATTTTTGTATCAATGGGTTATGATATTGCTTCAGGGCCTGAGGTTGAAAGCGACTGGTACAACTTTGAGGCTTTAGGAATCCCTAAAACCCACCCTGCAAGGGACACTCAGGACACATTTTACATATCAGAGGATGTTGTTTTGAGGACTCACACTTCAAATGTTCAGATTCATGTAATGAAGACAAGAAAACCCCCGTTTAAGGTAATTATGCCTGGCAGGGTTTATAGAAAAGACGCAGATATTACCCACTCCCCTATGTTTCATCAGATTGAAGGGCTTGTTGTAGGTGAGAATATTACATTTCAGGATTTAAAAGGCACCCTTGATACATTCTTGAAAAAGCTTTTTGGTGAAAAAGCGAGGCTAAGGTTGAGGCCTTCTTTCTTCCCTTTCACAGAGCCTTCAGCAGAGGTTGATGTATCATGCATTATGTGTGGTGGAGAAGGGTGCAGGGTTTGCAAAGGAAGTGGCTGGCTTGAAATTTTAGGGGCAGGGATGGTTGACCCTGTGGTTTTTGAAAATGTTGGCTATGACCCTGAGAAGGTTACAGGTTTTGCCTTTGGTTTAGGTGTTGAGAGAATTGCAATGCTTAAATACGGCATATCTGACATAAGGCTATTCTTTGACAATGATATAAGATTTTTAAAGCAATTCAGGTAG
- the rsmA gene encoding 16S rRNA (adenine(1518)-N(6)/adenine(1519)-N(6))-dimethyltransferase RsmA encodes MRKKSLGQHFLTNPQIAEKIVSYLNSGITCVEIGAGEGILTKHLIEKFEKVIVIEKDSELIPFLKDKFKEKCEVINGDVLTDGEKIFSKLESFYVASNLPYNISSPVTILLLKFYKKIPQMVLMYQKEVADKISKEVSLLSCAVYPYYNVKEVLKLKPGAFSPPPKVDSAVLFFERKENILDFNFKKYLNFLKVAFQNRRKVLFKKLMGMMERDRLKVIYLKMNLREDIRIDGMSIEEIFKLYLEVSNEKN; translated from the coding sequence TTGAGGAAGAAATCCTTAGGCCAGCACTTTCTCACAAACCCACAGATTGCAGAGAAAATTGTTTCATATTTGAATAGCGGGATAACCTGCGTTGAGATTGGTGCAGGCGAGGGGATTTTAACCAAACATCTTATTGAAAAATTTGAAAAAGTTATAGTTATTGAAAAAGATAGTGAATTAATCCCTTTTTTAAAAGATAAATTTAAAGAAAAATGTGAGGTTATAAACGGCGATGTTTTAACTGATGGGGAAAAAATCTTTTCAAAGCTTGAAAGTTTCTATGTTGCTTCAAACCTTCCATACAATATTTCTTCGCCTGTAACAATTTTACTTTTGAAATTTTACAAAAAAATTCCGCAAATGGTGTTAATGTACCAGAAAGAGGTTGCTGACAAGATTTCAAAAGAAGTCTCCCTTCTTTCCTGTGCAGTTTATCCCTATTATAATGTAAAAGAGGTATTAAAATTAAAGCCCGGTGCTTTTTCCCCACCCCCCAAGGTGGATTCGGCTGTTCTGTTTTTTGAGAGAAAGGAAAATATTTTAGATTTTAATTTTAAAAAGTATCTTAATTTTCTTAAAGTTGCTTTTCAAAACAGGAGAAAGGTTTTGTTTAAAAAATTAATGGGAATGATGGAAAGGGATAGGCTAAAAGTTATTTACTTGAAAATGAATTTAAGGGAAGATATTAGAATAGATGGTATGAGCATTGAGGAAATTTTTAAGTTGTACCTTGAGGTGTCAAATGAAAAAAATTAA